Proteins from a single region of Flavobacterium sp. YJ01:
- a CDS encoding head GIN domain-containing protein, with product MIKIIIHITKFIIATVTALLFASCNFNVNAIEGSGHVTKEKRIVQGDFKNVSVSNAIDLVIEQSDVTEITVEADDNLQNEIVTKVENGTLIIKCKFSSFRNITAKKVTVKMPIVDKIEASSASSVQTKGVLEGEDITLETSSAGSMNVNIESDKISVDAGSAGSINIEGKALSFNSSASSGGSIDAEKLMANEVEAKAASGATISVNPIVTLRAKASSGGSVNYSGSPKTIEKEASSGGTISKN from the coding sequence ATGATCAAAATAATTATTCATATTACGAAATTTATAATTGCAACTGTTACCGCTTTATTATTTGCTTCTTGTAATTTTAATGTAAATGCCATAGAAGGAAGCGGACACGTTACAAAAGAAAAAAGAATTGTTCAAGGAGACTTTAAAAATGTTTCTGTAAGCAATGCCATTGATCTCGTTATCGAACAATCTGACGTAACTGAAATCACAGTTGAGGCCGATGATAATCTTCAAAACGAAATTGTTACAAAAGTTGAAAACGGAACTCTTATAATTAAATGTAAATTCAGTTCTTTCCGTAATATTACTGCTAAAAAGGTAACCGTAAAAATGCCAATTGTTGATAAGATTGAAGCTTCTAGTGCATCATCAGTTCAAACAAAAGGAGTTCTTGAAGGAGAAGATATCACTTTGGAAACTTCTAGCGCTGGATCTATGAATGTTAATATTGAGTCTGATAAAATCTCTGTAGACGCAGGAAGTGCAGGTTCTATTAACATAGAAGGTAAAGCTTTGAGTTTTAATTCTTCTGCGTCAAGCGGAGGAAGTATCGATGCCGAAAAACTAATGGCAAACGAAGTAGAAGCAAAAGCAGCTAGCGGAGCAACCATTTCTGTAAACCCAATTGTAACCTTAAGAGCAAAGGCTTCAAGCGGAGGAAGTGTAAACTATAGCGGTTCTCCAAAAACAATCGAAAAAGAAGCAAGTTCTGGAGGAACTATTAGCAAAAACTAA
- a CDS encoding AAA family ATPase has product MGKIIAIANQKGGVGKTTTSVNLAASLGVLEKKVLLIDADPQANATSGLGIDVETVEIGTYQILEHTATPTEAVLKCTAPNVDVIPAHIDLVAIEIELVDKENREYMLKKALEEAKEQYDYIIIDCAPSLGLLTLNALTAADSVVIPIQCEYFALEGLGKLLNTIKSIQKIHNPDLDIEGLLLTMYDSRLRLSNQVVEEVQKHFNDMVFDTVIQRNVKLSEAPSFGESIINYDATSKGAVNYIHLAQEIIKKNSK; this is encoded by the coding sequence ATGGGCAAAATCATTGCTATTGCTAATCAAAAAGGAGGCGTTGGAAAGACTACTACATCAGTAAATCTTGCAGCCTCATTAGGTGTTTTAGAAAAAAAAGTATTGTTAATCGATGCTGATCCTCAAGCCAATGCTACATCTGGTCTTGGAATTGATGTAGAAACAGTTGAAATTGGGACTTATCAAATTCTTGAGCATACTGCAACACCGACAGAAGCCGTTTTAAAATGTACAGCTCCAAACGTTGACGTGATCCCTGCTCATATTGACCTTGTTGCTATCGAAATTGAATTGGTTGACAAAGAAAACCGTGAATATATGCTTAAAAAAGCATTAGAAGAAGCAAAAGAACAATACGATTATATCATTATCGATTGTGCCCCTTCTCTAGGTTTGTTAACCTTGAATGCTTTAACAGCCGCAGATTCTGTAGTTATTCCAATCCAATGTGAGTATTTTGCTCTTGAAGGATTAGGAAAATTATTGAATACTATTAAAAGTATACAGAAAATACACAACCCAGATCTAGACATCGAAGGTTTATTATTAACCATGTACGATTCAAGATTACGTTTATCAAATCAGGTTGTAGAAGAGGTTCAAAAACACTTTAACGACATGGTTTTTGATACTGTAATTCAGCGAAATGTAAAATTAAGTGAAGCCCCAAGTTTTGGTGAAAGTATCATTAATTATGATGCAACTAGCAAAGGAGCGGTAAACTATATTCATTTAGCTCAAGAAATTATAAAGAAAAACAGCAAATAG
- a CDS encoding DUF4442 domain-containing protein has product MALSVSKLNKFVLFKLPSAYFCGVRVKDINDSSCTVTVKHRWINQNPFNSMYFAVQAMAAELTTGALVISQIQQSGKKISMLVANNKGNFTKKATGRITFVCRDGHLIADAIKKTIETGEGQTFWMKSIGTNEEGVQVSEMDFEWSVRLK; this is encoded by the coding sequence ATGGCACTTTCGGTATCAAAACTTAATAAGTTCGTTCTATTTAAACTTCCTTCTGCATATTTCTGTGGTGTTCGTGTAAAGGATATAAACGACAGCAGCTGTACAGTAACAGTTAAACACAGATGGATCAATCAGAATCCGTTTAATTCGATGTATTTTGCAGTTCAGGCAATGGCAGCAGAATTAACAACTGGAGCTTTGGTCATTTCTCAAATTCAGCAAAGCGGAAAAAAGATTTCGATGTTAGTTGCAAATAATAAAGGAAACTTTACTAAAAAAGCAACTGGAAGAATAACATTTGTTTGTAGAGATGGACATCTAATTGCAGACGCAATCAAAAAAACAATTGAAACTGGAGAAGGGCAGACTTTCTGGATGAAATCTATTGGAACAAATGAAGAAGGTGTTCAGGTTTCTGAAATGGATTTTGAATGGAGTGTTCGCTTAAAATAA
- a CDS encoding septal ring lytic transglycosylase RlpA family protein, protein MKEIILFMALIFSVITFAQQKNITSIDSCEVTKESILYKKNAHASYYHDKFNGRKTASGKRFNNNDFTAAHKKIPFGTTLKVTNELNKKFVIVEITDRGPFVKGREIDLSKRAFMEIASNKKSGLVYVTIEILK, encoded by the coding sequence ATGAAAGAGATTATACTGTTTATGGCTTTAATTTTTTCTGTCATTACATTCGCGCAACAAAAGAACATCACTTCGATTGATTCTTGCGAAGTAACTAAAGAAAGCATATTGTACAAGAAAAACGCACATGCATCTTATTATCATGATAAATTTAATGGAAGAAAAACAGCAAGCGGAAAAAGATTCAACAACAATGATTTTACTGCAGCGCATAAAAAAATTCCTTTTGGCACAACATTAAAAGTAACAAACGAATTAAATAAGAAATTTGTAATTGTAGAAATTACAGATCGTGGACCTTTTGTTAAAGGAAGAGAAATCGATCTCAGCAAAAGAGCTTTCATGGAAATTGCATCTAATAAAAAAAGCGGTTTGGTTTATGTCACTATTGAAATTTTAAAATAA
- a CDS encoding cytochrome c peroxidase: MKKMILIAAGLSLISCKKESTEYDFSKAPVIEKSELLTKASNFFKSVSTVDEENIPLEKIELGKKLFYDKALSKNGTISCNSCHNLSTFGVDNKSVSEGDTKQLGVRNSPTVIYASLHSMQFWDGRAKDVEQQAKGPLLNPVEHSIPNQAFLEKKLRSIPEYQMLFKKVYPKDKEPITFDNLANAIGAFERKLIPKSKFDDYLDGNESALNNQEKKGLNSFIDNGCITCHGGVALGGQMFQKFGVYGDYSKMTGSKKIDKGLYDLTKKDGDLFLFKVPSLRNVEKTAPYFHDGSVNSLKESIKIMGKLQLNKDISDKDADDMVAFLKTLTADVDKKYKE; the protein is encoded by the coding sequence ATGAAAAAAATGATCTTAATTGCTGCAGGATTATCCTTAATATCCTGTAAAAAAGAATCTACAGAGTATGATTTCTCCAAGGCTCCAGTAATAGAGAAATCTGAACTATTAACAAAAGCCTCTAATTTCTTCAAATCTGTCTCGACGGTTGATGAAGAAAATATTCCACTAGAAAAAATTGAACTCGGAAAAAAGTTATTTTATGACAAAGCCTTGTCTAAAAATGGAACAATAAGTTGTAATTCCTGCCATAATCTTTCGACTTTTGGTGTTGATAATAAATCTGTTTCTGAGGGTGACACCAAACAACTTGGAGTTCGTAATTCACCTACAGTAATTTATGCTTCTCTTCATTCTATGCAGTTTTGGGATGGTCGTGCAAAAGATGTAGAACAACAAGCTAAAGGGCCTTTACTTAATCCAGTAGAACACTCCATTCCGAACCAAGCTTTTTTAGAAAAAAAACTAAGATCAATTCCCGAATATCAAATGCTTTTTAAAAAAGTATATCCTAAAGATAAGGAACCTATAACTTTTGATAATCTAGCCAACGCAATAGGTGCTTTTGAACGCAAATTGATTCCTAAAAGTAAATTTGATGATTACTTAGACGGAAACGAATCTGCACTTAACAATCAGGAAAAAAAAGGTTTGAATTCATTTATAGATAACGGATGTATTACCTGTCACGGAGGAGTAGCACTTGGAGGTCAAATGTTTCAAAAATTTGGAGTTTACGGAGATTATTCTAAAATGACTGGAAGCAAAAAAATAGACAAAGGTCTATATGATCTTACAAAAAAAGATGGAGATCTATTTCTATTTAAAGTTCCGAGTTTACGAAATGTCGAAAAAACAGCACCATATTTTCATGACGGATCTGTTAATTCGTTGAAAGAATCTATAAAAATAATGGGCAAACTACAACTTAACAAAGACATCTCTGATAAAGATGCCGATGATATGGTTGCATTTTTAAAAACCTTAACCGCAGATGTTGATAAGAAATACAAAGAATAA
- a CDS encoding family 10 glycosylhydrolase produces MKKTTFTAFKTAIATCLFLSFSLLEAQCIQGPEFNKTTPKRDLRGVFLPSVFNLTWPTNKTASPAVQQAELITILDNLQNNGYNTVFLQVRPASDALYVSAIEPWSNYLTGTEGLAPNPLWDPLTFAITESHKRGLDLHAWINPYRAKNGTYTNASNHPISKNPSWVITAANNANLKILNPGLPEVRDYIVSIIQDIATRYDVDGIHFDDYFYPSGAMAAAPANQDSQTFIDHNPNGLTLANWRRENGNILITMVYDALQTINTNLNKNIVFGVSPSGIWKSGVPAGITGGSSYNDLFYDPIAWLDAGKVDYLAPQLYWKITGAQDYVKLSQWWNDEIKARNKQLYVSQAFYKMDDTNNWASSELQNQTIHNRTASMNATFGQIAYSYASIKTNSKSINTNLSGAEYKYKSFAPPIAGKDDICPNKPANITITGTSLTWDTPAPASDGDLPVKYVIYAFNNAAEAVTNKDDGSKIIEITAKNQFTLTQDQVDTKFIVVTSLDKNNNEAGTYDPNLGNDDFELASKNSFNVYPNPFNEVFTIDFNNPVNIAHITIYEASGKQVWHQNINNSDSQVTVLPSNLMSGFYFVKVSFENGSSESFKIIKK; encoded by the coding sequence ATGAAAAAAACTACTTTTACTGCTTTTAAAACTGCAATTGCAACATGTCTGTTTTTGAGTTTCTCACTACTCGAAGCACAATGCATACAGGGACCAGAATTTAATAAAACAACACCTAAAAGAGATTTGAGAGGTGTTTTTTTACCCTCTGTTTTCAATCTAACATGGCCTACAAACAAAACAGCTTCTCCCGCTGTACAACAGGCCGAATTAATTACAATTCTAGATAATCTTCAAAACAATGGTTATAATACGGTATTTCTGCAAGTTCGTCCAGCAAGTGATGCACTATATGTATCTGCAATAGAACCCTGGTCAAACTACTTAACAGGAACGGAAGGACTAGCTCCTAACCCTCTATGGGATCCTTTAACATTTGCCATAACTGAATCGCATAAGAGAGGATTGGATCTTCATGCTTGGATAAATCCTTATAGAGCAAAGAATGGTACTTATACAAATGCGTCAAATCATCCGATAAGTAAAAATCCGTCATGGGTAATTACTGCCGCCAATAATGCCAACTTGAAAATATTAAATCCCGGATTACCCGAAGTTCGGGACTACATTGTTTCTATCATTCAGGATATTGCCACACGATATGATGTTGATGGAATTCATTTTGACGACTATTTTTACCCAAGCGGTGCCATGGCTGCAGCTCCTGCAAATCAAGATAGTCAAACATTTATTGACCATAATCCAAATGGTTTAACATTAGCAAACTGGAGAAGAGAAAACGGAAACATCTTGATTACAATGGTTTATGATGCTCTTCAGACTATTAATACTAATTTGAATAAAAATATTGTTTTTGGAGTGAGTCCTTCTGGGATATGGAAAAGCGGTGTGCCTGCTGGAATTACTGGTGGATCATCTTACAATGACTTATTTTACGATCCGATTGCATGGTTAGACGCTGGAAAAGTAGATTATCTTGCTCCGCAATTATATTGGAAAATCACTGGAGCACAAGATTATGTAAAACTTTCGCAATGGTGGAATGATGAAATAAAAGCTAGAAACAAGCAATTATATGTAAGTCAAGCGTTTTACAAAATGGATGATACCAACAACTGGGCATCGTCAGAATTACAAAATCAGACGATTCACAACAGAACAGCATCTATGAATGCTACATTTGGTCAAATTGCCTATAGTTACGCTTCTATAAAAACGAATTCAAAATCAATAAATACAAATTTGAGTGGAGCAGAATATAAATACAAATCTTTCGCTCCGCCTATTGCAGGAAAAGATGACATTTGCCCAAATAAACCGGCAAATATTACTATTACAGGAACCAGCTTAACTTGGGATACCCCTGCTCCTGCTTCTGATGGTGATTTACCAGTAAAATATGTAATTTATGCTTTTAACAACGCTGCCGAAGCCGTTACCAACAAAGATGACGGTTCTAAAATTATCGAAATTACAGCTAAAAACCAGTTTACATTGACTCAGGATCAAGTTGATACTAAATTTATTGTGGTAACATCTTTAGATAAAAATAATAACGAAGCTGGAACTTATGATCCGAACTTAGGAAATGATGATTTTGAACTTGCATCAAAAAATTCATTTAATGTTTATCCTAATCCTTTTAATGAAGTGTTTACAATAGATTTTAACAATCCTGTAAATATTGCGCATATTACAATTTATGAAGCAAGTGGAAAACAAGTGTGGCATCAGAATATTAATAATTCTGATTCACAAGTAACAGTATTACCCTCAAATTTAATGAGTGGTTTTTATTTTGTTAAAGTTAGTTTTGAAAACGGAAGCAGTGAAAGTTTTAAAATAATCAAAAAATAA
- a CDS encoding DUF2807 domain-containing protein has product MKKSTALLLLLFVTTLTFAQKREKIKGSKVVTTSIKEVGSFDAIEVDDNLEVYLEQGEKNEIKIEADDNLHDIIGMDLREKTLRLYTNKESTIFKKLAVKVTYTKSLNKVITKNEAVVYAIQELQLDDITMNCLDFSKLFLNVNAKKFTLIADDKTRTELNLKADDANIQLSKNAVLKTLVSAIKFKCDLYQRGNAAIEGIAEKATIRLDNNTVFTGTKFTLKDANVTAENFAVGSIFAETTVSLAIGDKAEISLLGSPAITLTRFSEEAKLIKKIK; this is encoded by the coding sequence ATGAAAAAAAGTACTGCGCTACTCCTATTATTATTTGTTACAACATTGACTTTTGCTCAAAAAAGAGAAAAAATTAAAGGTTCTAAAGTTGTAACGACTTCGATAAAAGAAGTTGGAAGTTTTGACGCCATTGAAGTCGATGATAATTTGGAAGTTTATTTGGAACAAGGAGAAAAAAATGAGATTAAAATTGAAGCCGATGATAATTTACATGACATCATTGGAATGGATTTAAGAGAAAAAACGCTTCGATTATATACCAATAAAGAATCAACTATTTTCAAGAAATTAGCCGTTAAGGTTACTTACACAAAATCCTTAAATAAGGTAATCACTAAAAATGAGGCTGTTGTTTACGCGATTCAAGAATTGCAATTGGATGATATTACGATGAATTGTCTTGATTTTTCTAAGTTGTTTTTGAACGTAAATGCAAAAAAATTCACTTTAATTGCCGATGACAAAACAAGAACAGAATTAAACTTAAAAGCCGACGACGCAAATATACAATTAAGTAAAAATGCAGTTCTTAAGACTTTAGTTTCTGCTATTAAATTTAAATGTGATTTGTATCAAAGAGGAAATGCTGCAATTGAAGGTATTGCAGAAAAAGCAACTATTCGATTAGATAATAATACTGTTTTCACAGGAACAAAATTCACGTTGAAAGACGCAAATGTTACTGCCGAGAATTTTGCTGTAGGAAGCATTTTTGCTGAAACAACTGTTTCTTTAGCAATTGGAGATAAAGCAGAAATTTCTCTTTTAGGAAGTCCAGCTATTACCTTAACTCGTTTTTCTGAAGAAGCTAAGCTGATTAAGAAAATTAAATAA
- the trxB gene encoding thioredoxin-disulfide reductase codes for MSNTIEKIKCLIIGSGPAGYTAAIYAARANMNPVLYQGMQPGGQLTTTNEVENFPGYVDGVTGPEMMIQLQEQAKRFGADIRDGWATKVDFSGDIHKVWINDSIELYCETVIISTGASAKYLGLPSEQHYLNMGGGVSACAVCDGFFYRNQEVVIVGAGDSACEEAHYLSKLCKKVTMLVRSEKFRASKIMEERVRKTENIEILMNHDTVEVLGDSNVVHAIKALNKTTGETIEIPATGFFVAIGHKPNTDIFKDYITLDETGYIVNTPGTSKTNVDGVFVAGDAADHVYRQAITAAGTGCMAALDAERYLASKE; via the coding sequence ATGTCAAATACAATCGAAAAAATTAAATGCCTTATTATAGGTTCTGGCCCTGCAGGTTACACTGCTGCTATTTATGCGGCTAGAGCTAATATGAATCCCGTATTATATCAAGGAATGCAGCCTGGTGGTCAATTGACTACAACAAATGAAGTTGAGAACTTTCCAGGTTATGTTGATGGAGTTACAGGACCAGAAATGATGATTCAGTTACAAGAACAAGCAAAACGTTTTGGTGCTGATATTCGTGATGGTTGGGCTACAAAAGTTGATTTTTCTGGAGATATTCATAAAGTTTGGATTAACGATTCAATCGAATTATACTGTGAAACTGTAATTATTTCTACAGGTGCTTCGGCTAAATATTTAGGATTACCATCAGAACAACACTATTTAAATATGGGTGGAGGAGTTTCTGCTTGTGCTGTTTGCGACGGATTTTTCTACAGAAACCAAGAAGTTGTAATTGTTGGTGCTGGAGATTCTGCTTGTGAAGAAGCTCATTACTTATCTAAACTTTGCAAAAAAGTAACAATGTTAGTAAGAAGTGAGAAATTCAGAGCTTCTAAAATTATGGAAGAACGTGTCCGCAAAACAGAAAATATTGAAATTTTAATGAATCATGATACAGTTGAAGTTTTAGGAGATTCAAATGTTGTTCATGCCATTAAAGCATTAAATAAAACAACAGGTGAAACTATTGAAATTCCCGCAACTGGTTTCTTCGTAGCAATTGGTCATAAACCAAATACAGATATTTTTAAAGATTATATTACGCTTGACGAAACTGGTTATATCGTAAACACTCCAGGAACATCTAAAACAAATGTTGATGGTGTTTTTGTAGCAGGAGATGCTGCAGACCACGTTTATCGTCAGGCAATTACTGCTGCAGGAACAGGTTGTATGGCAGCTTTAGATGCTGAAAGATATTTGGCTTCTAAGGAATAA
- a CDS encoding ParB/RepB/Spo0J family partition protein gives MTKAIKKQALGRGLSALLKDPENDIKSVDDKNADKVVGNIIELEISAIEINPFQPRSNFNEESLRELATSIKELGVIQPITVRKLDFNKYQLISGERRLRASKLVGLTHVPAYIRIANDNESLVMALVENIQRHDLDPIEIALSYQRLIDEIQLTQEQMSERVGKKRSTIANYLRLLKLDPIIQTGIRDGFISMGHGRAIINIEDLDVQTDIYQKIVSQNLSVRETEALVKNYHEGQQPKAEGKPKADSAFQVRETQKNTFNDYFGSKVDIKVAGNGKGKITIPFNSEADFNRIIKLING, from the coding sequence ATGACAAAAGCAATTAAAAAACAAGCCTTAGGAAGAGGATTATCAGCATTATTAAAAGATCCGGAAAACGACATTAAATCAGTAGACGATAAAAATGCTGACAAAGTTGTTGGAAACATCATTGAGCTTGAAATAAGTGCTATCGAAATAAATCCATTTCAGCCTAGAAGTAATTTTAATGAAGAATCATTACGTGAATTAGCCACTTCTATTAAAGAATTGGGTGTAATTCAACCTATTACTGTTCGAAAATTAGATTTCAATAAATACCAGTTAATCTCTGGAGAGCGTCGTCTTCGTGCTTCGAAATTGGTGGGACTTACACATGTTCCTGCTTATATTCGTATAGCCAATGACAACGAATCTTTGGTTATGGCTTTGGTTGAAAATATTCAACGTCATGACTTAGATCCAATTGAGATTGCTTTATCATACCAGCGTTTAATTGACGAAATTCAGTTAACACAGGAACAAATGAGTGAAAGAGTTGGAAAAAAACGTTCGACAATTGCCAATTACTTACGTCTTTTAAAACTTGATCCGATTATTCAAACGGGTATTCGTGACGGCTTTATCAGCATGGGACACGGTAGAGCAATCATCAACATTGAAGACCTGGACGTTCAAACTGATATTTACCAAAAAATTGTAAGTCAGAACTTATCAGTTCGCGAAACAGAAGCCTTAGTTAAAAACTATCATGAAGGCCAGCAGCCAAAAGCTGAGGGAAAACCGAAAGCTGACTCTGCATTTCAAGTGAGAGAAACACAAAAAAACACTTTCAACGACTACTTTGGTTCGAAAGTTGATATAAAAGTCGCTGGTAACGGAAAAGGAAAAATTACAATTCCATTTAATTCTGAGGCCGACTTTAATAGAATTATAAAATTAATAAACGGATAG
- a CDS encoding PadR family transcriptional regulator, giving the protein MNIENTKAQMRKGVLEFCILSVLKEKDAYTSEILDTLKNAKLLVVEGTVYPLLTRLKNDGLLNYRWEESTSGPPRKYYGLTEIGQTFLNELSGTWTELSDAVNLITNQNQ; this is encoded by the coding sequence ATGAACATTGAAAACACAAAAGCACAGATGCGCAAAGGTGTTCTTGAGTTTTGCATCTTATCTGTTCTAAAAGAAAAAGACGCATATACATCTGAAATATTAGACACTTTAAAAAACGCAAAATTACTAGTTGTAGAAGGAACTGTTTACCCGTTGTTAACTAGATTAAAAAATGACGGTTTACTTAATTATCGCTGGGAAGAATCGACCTCAGGTCCGCCGCGAAAATATTATGGATTAACCGAGATAGGACAAACTTTTTTAAACGAACTTAGCGGTACTTGGACAGAATTGTCTGACGCTGTAAACTTAATCACCAATCAAAATCAATAA
- a CDS encoding PspC domain-containing protein codes for MNKTVNINLGGMFFHIDEDAYLKLTRYFDAIKRSLNNSSGQDEIIKDIEMRVSELLTEKQKSEKHVVGLKDVDEVIAVMGQPEDYRIEDEENSNQSFHNYGARKHKKLYRDKEKGLIGGVATGLGHYFGIDAVWIKILFLVFVFAGFGTGILAYFVLWIVTPEAITTSEKLEMTGEPVTISNIEKKVREEIDTLSDKFKNADYDKMGNQVKSGAERISSSFGDFIMTVFKIFAKFLGVILIISGISTLIMLLIGVFTLGTNIFIDFPWQNFVEAGNFTEYPLWSFGLLMFFVVGIPFFFLTLLGFKLLSPNLKSIGNITKYTLLAIWIISIAILASIGIKQATEVSYDNKVVEKKEIAIRPQDTLFIKFKHSDYYAKSLNQRREFEFVQDSANNELIYSNDVGLHILHTDEAAPFVQIEKSARGNSFTNAKKRAEKINYKFQIVGNHLILDNYFLTDVKNKFRGQEVDIYIYLPEGQLVKPDSSVRDYYNSDEGFFNLNYDGDYNYKVENSKVKCLNCPADHDSDYDTEEVDTIVNDTVNEVSVKINGKEIINGKKNKGKLTTDKNGVIIKIN; via the coding sequence ATGAACAAAACAGTAAATATTAACTTAGGCGGGATGTTTTTTCACATAGATGAAGACGCATACTTAAAATTAACACGCTATTTTGACGCTATAAAACGATCACTTAACAACTCGTCTGGACAAGATGAAATTATTAAAGATATCGAAATGCGTGTTTCTGAATTATTGACAGAAAAACAAAAAAGCGAGAAACATGTTGTTGGACTGAAAGACGTTGACGAAGTGATTGCAGTAATGGGACAACCAGAAGATTACAGAATTGAAGACGAAGAAAATTCGAACCAATCATTCCATAATTACGGTGCGAGAAAACACAAAAAATTATACCGCGATAAAGAAAAAGGATTAATTGGCGGTGTGGCTACAGGTTTAGGACATTATTTTGGAATTGACGCGGTATGGATTAAAATCTTATTCTTAGTATTCGTTTTTGCAGGTTTTGGAACAGGAATTTTAGCTTATTTCGTTCTTTGGATTGTAACTCCAGAAGCGATTACAACTTCTGAAAAATTAGAAATGACTGGAGAACCAGTAACAATTTCAAACATCGAAAAAAAAGTTCGCGAAGAAATTGACACCCTTTCTGATAAATTTAAAAATGCAGATTATGACAAAATGGGAAACCAGGTAAAGTCGGGAGCTGAGAGAATAAGTAGTTCATTTGGAGACTTTATCATGACGGTTTTTAAAATTTTCGCTAAGTTTTTAGGTGTAATTCTAATCATAAGCGGAATCTCAACTTTGATCATGTTATTGATTGGCGTTTTTACTTTAGGAACAAATATCTTTATTGATTTTCCTTGGCAGAACTTTGTCGAAGCAGGAAACTTTACAGAATATCCGCTTTGGTCATTTGGATTATTAATGTTTTTTGTTGTTGGAATTCCGTTTTTCTTCTTAACACTTTTAGGATTTAAATTGTTATCTCCAAACTTAAAATCAATCGGAAACATTACAAAATACACGCTTTTAGCTATTTGGATTATTTCTATTGCAATTTTGGCAAGCATCGGGATTAAACAAGCAACTGAAGTTTCTTACGATAATAAAGTTGTAGAAAAGAAAGAAATCGCAATTCGTCCGCAAGACACTTTGTTTATCAAGTTTAAGCATAGCGATTATTATGCAAAAAGCTTAAATCAAAGAAGAGAATTTGAATTTGTACAAGATTCTGCAAACAATGAATTGATTTATTCTAATGATGTAGGTTTACATATTTTACACACAGATGAGGCTGCACCTTTTGTTCAAATCGAAAAAAGCGCAAGAGGAAATTCTTTTACAAATGCGAAAAAAAGAGCAGAAAAAATTAATTACAAGTTTCAAATTGTTGGAAATCATTTAATTTTGGATAATTATTTTCTGACAGATGTAAAAAATAAGTTTAGAGGTCAAGAAGTTGACATCTACATTTACTTACCAGAAGGACAATTAGTTAAACCAGATTCTTCTGTTAGAGATTATTACAATTCTGATGAAGGTTTCTTTAATCTAAATTACGATGGAGATTACAATTATAAAGTTGAAAATTCTAAAGTAAAATGTCTAAACTGCCCTGCAGACCACGACAGCGATTACGACACAGAAGAAGTAGACACGATTGTTAACGACACTGTAAATGAAGTTTCTGTTAAAATTAATGGAAAAGAAATCATAAACGGAAAAAAAAACAAAGGCAAGCTAACCACTGACAAAAACGGAGTTATAATCAAAATTAACTAA
- a CDS encoding DUF4870 domain-containing protein, with amino-acid sequence METTTPLIMEKTSEKNTAAFTHLSTLSQYIIPFGNYIFPLIIWTNYKDKSEFADHHGKQALNFQLSLLLYTLILALIAIPIFVSVVLQNIPIEAFFNDHNFVIRNFDFQSHIGMLSVGITAVVLFGLLKFVEFFLVIYATIKASNGELYKYPLTIPFIK; translated from the coding sequence ATGGAAACAACAACACCACTCATCATGGAAAAAACATCAGAAAAGAATACAGCAGCATTTACTCATTTGAGTACATTAAGTCAATATATAATTCCATTTGGGAACTATATTTTTCCGTTAATCATTTGGACAAACTACAAAGACAAATCTGAATTTGCAGATCATCACGGAAAACAGGCTTTGAACTTTCAGTTAAGCTTATTGCTTTATACTTTGATTTTAGCACTTATTGCAATACCAATTTTTGTATCAGTAGTTTTACAGAACATTCCAATTGAAGCCTTTTTTAACGATCATAATTTTGTGATTAGAAACTTTGATTTTCAATCGCATATCGGAATGCTAAGTGTAGGAATTACTGCTGTAGTACTTTTTGGATTATTAAAATTTGTTGAATTCTTTTTAGTGATTTATGCTACAATAAAAGCTTCAAACGGAGAATTATATAAATACCCGCTTACGATTCCTTTTATAAAGTAA